The DNA sequence GTGGTCGCCGGGGTCGCCACGGACTGCTGCGTCATCTCCACCGTGCTCGCCGCCGCCGACGCCGGGGCGTCGGTCACGGTCGTGACCGACGCCTGCGCCGGCTCGACCGACGACAACCACGCCAAGGCCCTGGACGTCATGGCCCTCTACGCACCCCTCGTGGCACTGACGACCACCGACGAGGCACTGGCGAGCGCCCGCTAGACCGACCCGGCGCCGAAACCGCTCTGCTGGGCGGCGTGCGCCCGGGCGTAGGCCCAGGCCTCCGCCGCCGGGTCGCCGTCCTTGCCGGGCCCACCGCCGTGGTCGACCCCGGGGTCGGCCGGCTCGCGGTCGGCGCCGTCCCAGTCGCCGTAGCCGCCGAGGAGACCGAAGGCCGCCTCCGAGCCGACGACGCGGTCCGCCAGCGCGTGCAGCGTCGCCGGGTCGCAGGCCCGCCGGAACTCACCCGGCGCCCGCTGCTCGCCGTGCACGACCAGCCGCGCGACGGCCGCGGTATCGTCCGGGCGCAACCGTCCACCCGCTACGAAGGCCTCCTGGACCGCGCGCAGGGCCGCCTCGCGTCCGCGCTCGTCCAGTCCCTCGAGCGCCTCGACGTGCGCTGCCTGCAGCGCGTCGGCCGGCGCGGTCGCGAGCAGGTACCGGTAGCGGCGGACCACCTGGTCCTCGGTCGGTGCGGTCATGGCTCCCCCTCCGTGACGGACTACCCGGTGACCGCAGCGTAGGGCTCCGGGCCTCCCCAGCGGGGCGCTTCCGGCCCCCAGCCGCTCACCAGCCGCGCGACCCGGCCGACCCGGGCACCGAGCGCCCGCCGCTGATGCCGCGGTAGGCCACGTGCTCCTCGACCGCGACGTGCCAGGGCTCGGCGTACGCGGAGTCGTCGACGCCGTCCTCCTCGGGCTCGGGGTCCGAGCCGTCCCACGCGGCATACCCGCCGAACCTGCCGAACGAGGCCTCGGCGACGATCACGCCCTCCGCCAGCGTGACCAGCACGGGCGTCGGGCAGGCGCGCAGGAAGTCGCCCGGGCGTCGCCGCTCACCGACGGTGACGAGGTGGGCGATGCGCCCCACGTCGTCGGGGGTCAGCCGCAGGCCGGTCACGAGGCCGTACTGGACGGCACGCAGGACGATCGAGCGGCGCGACCTCGGCATGGGCGTCAGCGCCTCGACGTGCGCCGCCTCGAGGGCGTCGAGCGGCGAGGTGCGCAGCAGCCACCGGTACTGGCGCACCGACTGGTCCTCCCCGTCCCACCCGGGCACCCTCCGACGCTAGCGCCGGTCGGCTCAGCCGGGGAAGCCCCCGGTGACCTGCGCGAGGACGACGAGCTCGGCTCCCGAGCAGAGGGCCGCTGCCGTCAGCCCGTTGGCCCACGGGGGCATCGTGACCGAGCGGCCGAGCCGGGAGGCCAGGGCGACCGCGGCGGCCACGGCCAGGACGGTCGCCACCGTGGTGGTCGTGAGCAGGTCGGTCAGCGTGCTCGCCGCGGAGGGCAGCTCGTCGGGGTCCGTCGTGGCCCACCCACCCGCCAGGCCCCGGGTGAGGCCGTAGGCAGCCCGGCCGAGGGTCTGGGCGACCGCCCACTCGACGACGAGGGCCGCCGTGGCGAGGAGCCCCGCGGTCGTGGTGGCCAGCCCGGCCCACCACATCGCGGAGCGACGACGCCCGCCGTCCGGGGCGTGGAGGGTGTCGATGGAGCCGGCGGACCCGGCTGCGGCGGTGGTCACGCGACCATGGTCGGGGCGCCGTCACCGGGCCCGCCATCCGCCGGCCTACTCAGGCGCGGTAGTCCCCGACGAGCTGGACCGCGCCACCCTCGACGCCCTTGGCGCCGCGGACGACCTCGTGGCCGGGGTCCGGGGTGGCGTCCGCCTCGTCGACGACCTCGCCCGCGACCCAGGCCGGTATGCCGCGCGCGGCGAGGAACGCGATGGCCGTGTCGACCTGCCCGGCCGGGAGCATCGCGACGAAGCCGACGCCCATGTTGAGGGTGCGCTCGAGGTCGTCCTGCGGCACGCGGCCGAGGGAGCCGACCGTCGAGAACACCGCCGGGGGCGTCCACGTGGAGCGGTCGACGCGGGCGAACGAGCCCGGGGGCAGCACGCGGGCCAGGTTGGCGGCCAGGCCACCGCCGGTGACGTGCGAGAGGGCGTGGACGTCGACACCGTCGGTGCGGATGAGGTCGACGAGGTCCGCGGCATACACCCGGGTGGGGGTGAGCAGCTCCTCACCGAGCGTGCGGCCGAACTCGGGGACCTCGCGCTCGAGCGCCCACCCGGCGGTCAGCACGACGCGCCGCACCAGGGAGTAGCCGTTGCTGTGCAGGCCGCTGCTGGCCAGGGCGAGG is a window from the Phycicoccus sp. M110.8 genome containing:
- the purM gene encoding phosphoribosylformylglycinamidine cyclo-ligase, producing MSEPTTYASAGVDVEAGDRAVELMKASVRRATRPEVLGGLGGFAGMFDASALARMTRPVLATSTDGVGTKVAIAQALDRHDTIGFDLVGMVVDDIVVCGAEPLFMTDYIATGKVVPERVAAIVSGIAAACEQARVALVGGETAEHPGLLEPGEYDVAGAATGVVEHADVLGPDRVVAGDVVLALASSGLHSNGYSLVRRVVLTAGWALEREVPEFGRTLGEELLTPTRVYAADLVDLIRTDGVDVHALSHVTGGGLAANLARVLPPGSFARVDRSTWTPPAVFSTVGSLGRVPQDDLERTLNMGVGFVAMLPAGQVDTAIAFLAARGIPAWVAGEVVDEADATPDPGHEVVRGAKGVEGGAVQLVGDYRA